The Dethiosulfovibrio peptidovorans DSM 11002 nucleotide sequence TTTATGTTTTTCTGTTGTTCAACCCTATACCGTCTCGGCGTTTAAGCTCCTCCCGGACCGCCTCGGTTAGAGCCATGGAAGCCTGATCGGTTCGGCCGGATATTTCGTCCAGAAGGTAGAGCAGGTCGGTTGATCCGATCCTTTTGAGGGAAATCCCCTCGTGGTCGTGTGTCATTGCGTCGAGACCTCCTTTCCTGGAAAATGATCTCGAAAGGACGTGATATCCATGGATATGCTTAAAGTGATGCTGTCTCGCAGGAGCGTCAGGACTTTCGACAGGGATAAGCCGGTCGAAAGCTGGAAGAAGGATGCGGTGATAGCCGCAGCAACCTCGGCACCCAGCGCGAAAAATTTGAGACCCGTCAGGTTTCTGGTGCTGGACGACAGAGAGATACTGGACGATCTCGGAAACGTCCTGTCTCAGGGTAAACCCTTCAAGGAGTGCGATTTCGCCGTGGCGGTCTGTGCCGATCTGTCCGATTATCCCGATGGAAGCCTGGGATGGCTGGAGGACTGCTCCGCAGCCCTGGAGAATATGCTGATAGAGGCCACCTCGCTCGATCTCGCTTCCTTTTGGTTCGGGGTCTATAGGAGAGATCCCAAGGAAGGGCAGGTCCGGTCGGTTCTAGAGGTTCCCTCCCACGTGGAGGTCCAGGGAATAGGGGTCTTCGGCTACGGTGCCGAGTCCGTTCCGGCCAGGGAGGGAGTCGACAGCTCCGTGGTCAGATACGGCAGATGGGGAGACTTCAAGGCCTGATTTTTGTAAGATATAGGGTGACGAAGATATTGATCTTATTTGACCAAGGCTATCTATAAAATGCCGCTCCTCGAAGAGGTCGTTTCGGCTCCGCCCTGTCTCGCCCGAACGTATTCCCGACCTGCCTGTTTCGTACGGGCCGCCTCGGAGGGCACTTCCTGTGCCCCCTCGGCTTGGGGCGACGTCCTGTCGTCCCATCCGTACTACACGACGGTAGGTCGGGAATACGGGCTCGAACGGCCTCCGCCGAAACGACCTCTTCTAGAAAACTCGGAAGTGCGTTTTTAGAGGTGTCCTAAAAAAGGATGGGAGGACCTCAAAGGCTCTCCCATCCCTCTATTATCCCTCTGAGTCTGAGGTCCTCCATGGTCTCTTCCGCCCTATCCAGCAGGGAGATGGGGATTTCCACCTTTACAGAGACCTTCTCCCCGAAGGACGGCGCAACGTTTTCTTCCGGTATTCCTAGAACTGTCAGATGGTGGAGACAGTCTCCGTAGCCTTCGTAACCGACGGTGAAACTTAGAGGTGCTGTGACGGTCCTCTCCTCTCTAGGGCAGACCTCCAGAACTCCCTGGGCGGAGGCGGAGTAGGCGTCTATCAGCCCTCTGACCCCCAGTTTCACCCCTCCGAAATATCTTGTCACCACTATGGCCAAATCGTAGAGGTCTGCCTTTATTATAGTTCCCAGTATGGGACGTCCAGCCGATCCGGAGGGCTCGCCGTCGTCGGAGCAATGTTCCGTCGTTTCGGGAAAGCCGACTCTATAGGCCCAGCAGTTATGTCTCGCGTCGGAGTACCTCTTCGATATAGACTCTATGGCCCCCTTGGCTTCCTCCACCGTCTTGGCCGGCACCGCCGTAGCTATGAACTCCGATCTCCTCTCCTTCAGGGAGAACCGTCCTTCTTCTATTATCCTGACGTATCGATCCTCTAGTCGGGCCATGCTTCTTTGAATATCCTGTAGGTCTCCTCCAATGATTGGGGGACCACCCTTACGTCTCCCATCACAGGCATGAAGTTGGTGTCCCCGTTCCATCTCGGAACCACGTGCATATGTACGTGGTCGGCGACACCCGCACCGGCAACCTTGCCTA carries:
- a CDS encoding nitroreductase family protein — protein: MDMLKVMLSRRSVRTFDRDKPVESWKKDAVIAAATSAPSAKNLRPVRFLVLDDREILDDLGNVLSQGKPFKECDFAVAVCADLSDYPDGSLGWLEDCSAALENMLIEATSLDLASFWFGVYRRDPKEGQVRSVLEVPSHVEVQGIGVFGYGAESVPAREGVDSSVVRYGRWGDFKA
- a CDS encoding IMPACT family protein, which produces MARLEDRYVRIIEEGRFSLKERRSEFIATAVPAKTVEEAKGAIESISKRYSDARHNCWAYRVGFPETTEHCSDDGEPSGSAGRPILGTIIKADLYDLAIVVTRYFGGVKLGVRGLIDAYSASAQGVLEVCPREERTVTAPLSFTVGYEGYGDCLHHLTVLGIPEENVAPSFGEKVSVKVEIPISLLDRAEETMEDLRLRGIIEGWESL